The following proteins are encoded in a genomic region of Streptococcus constellatus subsp. constellatus:
- a CDS encoding DNA alkylation repair protein, which translates to MKQYVARLEKDFSLIEHGFKEEDQRALTDYKSNDGEYIKKLAFLAYQSDVYQVRMYAVFLFGYLSKDKEILIFMRDEVSKDSNWRVQEVLAKAFDEFCKKTGYKKALPIIDEWLKSSNLHTRRAVTEGLRIWTNRPYFKENPNEAIRRIADLKEDVSEYVRKSVGNALRDISKKFPDLVKIELKNWKLESKEINQVYKLASKFIDA; encoded by the coding sequence ATGAAACAGTATGTTGCAAGGCTAGAAAAAGATTTTTCACTTATAGAACACGGATTTAAAGAGGAAGACCAAAGAGCCTTAACTGATTATAAATCCAACGATGGTGAGTATATCAAGAAATTAGCATTTTTAGCTTATCAATCTGATGTTTACCAAGTAAGAATGTACGCTGTATTCCTTTTCGGATACTTATCAAAAGATAAAGAAATTTTAATATTTATGAGAGATGAAGTTTCTAAAGATAGTAACTGGAGAGTTCAAGAAGTGTTGGCAAAGGCGTTTGATGAATTTTGTAAGAAAACAGGATATAAAAAAGCACTTCCAATTATTGATGAATGGTTAAAAAGTAGCAATCTCCATACGAGGAGAGCTGTTACAGAAGGGTTAAGAATATGGACAAATAGACCATACTTTAAAGAGAACCCAAATGAAGCTATCAGAAGAATAGCTGACTTAAAAGAGGATGTAAGCGAATATGTTAGAAAATCAGTAGGGAATGCTTTAAGAGACATTAGTAAAAAATTTCCAGATTTAGTTAAAATTGAGTTGAAAAATTGGAAATTAGAAAGTAAAGAAATTAACCAAGTTTATAAATTGGCAAGTAAATTTATTGATGCCTAG
- a CDS encoding phosphoribosylformylglycinamidine synthase, which translates to MDRRIFVEKKANFSIKSESLVKELTHNLQLTSLKILRIVQVYDIFNLEESLFARAQKHVFSEQVTDTILDEATVQADLNSHAFFAIEALPGQFDQRAASSQEALLLLGSDSNVTVNTAQLYLVNKDIDATELEAVKHYLLNPVDSRFKDIILSIRPQEFSTSDETIPNLDFFKTYTAEDFAAYKTEQGLAMEVDDLVFIQDYFKSIGRVPTETELKVLDTYWSDHCRHTTFETELKNINFSASKFQKQLQATYDKYIAMRDELGRSEKPQTLMDMATIFGRYERANGRLDDMEVSDEINACSIEIEVDVDGIKEPWLLMFKNETHNHPTEIEPFGGAATCIGGAIRDPLSGRSYVYQAMRISGAGDITAPIAETRSGKLPQQVISKTAANGYSSYGNQIGLATTYVKEYFHPGFVAKRMELGAVVGAAPKENVVREKPETGDVVILLGGKTGRDGVGGATGSSKVQTIESVETAGAEVQKGNAIEERKIQRLFRNGNVTRLIKKSNDFGAGGVCVAIGELADGLEIDLDKVPLKYQGLNGTEIAISESQERMSVVVRPSDVDAFIAACHKENIDAVVVATVTEKPNLVMTWKGETIVDLERAFLDTNGVRVVVDANVVDKDVALPEVRTTSAATLEADTAKVLSDLNHASQKGLQTIFDSSVGRSTVNHPIGGRYQITPTESSVQKLPVQNGITTTASVMAQGFNPYIAEWSPYHGAAYAVIEATARLVATGADWSRARFSYQEYFERMDKQADRFGQPVAALLGSIEAQIQLGLPSIGGKDSMSGTFEELTVPPTLVAFGVTTVDSRQVLSPEFKTAGENIYYIPGQAISEDIDFDYIKANFAQFEAIQAKHKVTAASAVKYGGVLESLALMSFGNRIGATVEIAELDSSLTAQLGGFVFTSDEVIADAMKIGQTVADFAVTVNGVNLSAAKLLAAFEGKLEDVYPTEFEQSTVLEEVPVVVSDAVIKAKERIAQPLVYIPVFPGSNSEYDSAKAFEQAGAKVNLVPFVTLNEAAIEASVDTMVDNIAKANIIFFVGGFSAADEPDGSAKFIVNILLNEKVRSAIDSFIEKGGLIIGICNGFQALVKSGLLPYGDFEEVGETSPTLFYNDANQHVAKMVETRIANTNSPWLAGVKVGDIHAIPVSHGEGKFVVTAEEFAELRDNGQIWSQYVDFDGKPSMDSKYNPNGSLNAIEGIASKNGQIIGKMGHSERYENGLFQNIPGNKDQGLFESAVKYFTGK; encoded by the coding sequence ATGGATAGACGTATTTTTGTTGAGAAAAAAGCTAACTTTAGCATTAAATCGGAGTCACTGGTCAAAGAACTAACACATAATTTGCAGTTAACCTCCTTAAAAATTTTACGTATTGTGCAGGTTTATGATATCTTTAATTTAGAAGAAAGCCTGTTTGCGCGTGCGCAGAAACATGTCTTTTCTGAGCAGGTGACAGATACAATTTTAGATGAAGCAACTGTGCAGGCGGATCTTAACAGCCATGCTTTTTTTGCTATTGAAGCTTTGCCGGGTCAGTTTGACCAGCGGGCAGCAAGTTCACAAGAGGCTTTGCTCTTACTTGGCAGTGACAGCAACGTAACGGTTAATACTGCCCAGCTTTATTTGGTTAATAAGGATATTGATGCAACTGAGTTGGAAGCGGTGAAGCATTATCTTTTGAATCCAGTTGATTCGCGTTTCAAAGATATTATCTTGTCTATTCGTCCGCAGGAATTTTCAACTTCTGACGAAACAATTCCAAATTTGGATTTCTTCAAGACTTATACAGCTGAAGATTTTGCGGCTTACAAGACGGAACAAGGTTTGGCTATGGAAGTGGATGATCTTGTTTTTATTCAAGATTATTTTAAATCAATTGGGCGTGTGCCAACAGAAACAGAATTGAAAGTTTTGGATACCTACTGGTCTGACCATTGCCGTCACACGACTTTTGAGACAGAATTGAAAAATATTAACTTTTCAGCTTCTAAGTTCCAGAAACAATTGCAGGCAACTTACGATAAATATATTGCCATGCGTGACGAATTGGGACGTTCTGAAAAGCCACAGACGCTTATGGATATGGCGACGATCTTTGGTCGTTATGAGCGTGCTAATGGGCGTTTGGACGACATGGAAGTGTCGGACGAAATCAATGCCTGCTCGATTGAAATTGAGGTAGATGTAGATGGTATCAAAGAACCTTGGCTGCTTATGTTCAAAAATGAAACCCACAATCACCCAACGGAAATTGAGCCTTTTGGCGGAGCTGCAACTTGTATTGGTGGTGCTATTCGTGACCCGTTGTCAGGTCGTTCTTATGTTTACCAAGCTATGCGTATATCAGGTGCAGGTGATATTACCGCACCAATAGCAGAAACACGTTCTGGTAAATTGCCGCAACAAGTCATCTCTAAAACGGCGGCGAACGGCTATTCGTCATACGGGAACCAAATAGGACTTGCGACTACCTATGTCAAAGAGTACTTCCATCCAGGCTTTGTTGCTAAGCGTATGGAGCTAGGTGCTGTTGTCGGTGCGGCACCAAAAGAAAATGTCGTGCGTGAAAAACCAGAAACTGGTGATGTGGTCATCCTTCTTGGTGGAAAAACAGGACGTGACGGTGTCGGTGGTGCTACAGGCTCATCTAAGGTTCAAACGATTGAATCGGTTGAGACAGCAGGTGCCGAAGTGCAAAAAGGGAATGCTATTGAAGAACGTAAGATTCAACGTCTTTTCCGCAATGGCAATGTCACTCGTCTCATCAAGAAATCAAATGACTTTGGTGCTGGCGGCGTCTGTGTGGCTATTGGTGAATTGGCAGATGGTCTTGAAATTGACTTGGACAAAGTGCCACTAAAATACCAAGGTCTTAACGGTACCGAAATTGCCATTTCTGAGTCACAAGAACGCATGTCTGTTGTTGTTCGTCCAAGTGATGTGGACGCCTTTATTGCAGCATGTCATAAAGAGAACATTGATGCAGTTGTTGTCGCGACTGTTACTGAAAAACCAAACCTTGTCATGACTTGGAAGGGTGAAACCATCGTTGACTTGGAACGTGCTTTCCTTGATACCAACGGTGTGCGTGTGGTTGTTGATGCAAATGTTGTGGATAAGGATGTTGCCCTTCCTGAGGTGCGTACAACATCAGCAGCAACACTTGAAGCAGACACAGCGAAAGTCTTGTCTGACCTTAACCACGCTAGTCAAAAAGGGTTGCAAACCATCTTTGACAGCTCGGTTGGACGTTCAACAGTTAATCATCCAATCGGCGGTCGTTATCAAATCACACCTACTGAAAGCTCTGTGCAAAAATTGCCAGTACAAAATGGTATAACAACAACGGCTTCTGTCATGGCACAGGGATTCAATCCTTATATTGCGGAGTGGTCACCTTATCATGGTGCAGCTTACGCTGTTATTGAAGCAACAGCTCGCTTGGTAGCAACAGGTGCTGATTGGTCTCGTGCGCGTTTCTCTTACCAAGAATACTTTGAACGCATGGATAAACAAGCGGATCGCTTTGGTCAGCCAGTAGCTGCTCTGCTTGGTTCGATCGAGGCACAAATCCAGCTTGGGCTACCATCAATCGGTGGTAAGGACTCCATGTCAGGGACCTTTGAAGAATTGACAGTACCGCCAACCTTGGTTGCCTTTGGTGTGACAACAGTAGATAGTCGCCAGGTGCTTTCTCCTGAGTTTAAGACTGCTGGGGAGAATATTTACTACATCCCAGGACAGGCTATTTCAGAAGATATTGATTTTGATTATATCAAGGCTAACTTTGCACAATTTGAAGCTATTCAGGCTAAGCATAAAGTAACAGCAGCTTCAGCTGTTAAATACGGTGGTGTTCTTGAAAGTTTAGCACTTATGAGCTTTGGTAACCGTATTGGTGCAACTGTAGAAATAGCTGAGCTTGACAGCAGCTTGACAGCTCAGCTTGGTGGTTTTGTTTTTACATCTGATGAAGTCATTGCTGACGCAATGAAAATTGGTCAAACTGTGGCAGACTTTGCAGTAACTGTCAACGGTGTCAACTTGTCCGCTGCGAAATTACTTGCAGCCTTTGAAGGTAAGTTAGAAGATGTTTATCCAACTGAGTTTGAACAGTCAACAGTTCTTGAAGAAGTACCTGTTGTGGTATCTGATGCTGTTATAAAAGCTAAAGAAAGAATTGCACAGCCTCTGGTTTATATCCCAGTTTTCCCTGGTTCCAATTCAGAGTACGATTCAGCTAAGGCCTTTGAACAAGCTGGTGCCAAAGTCAACTTGGTGCCATTCGTGACTCTTAATGAAGCAGCAATTGAGGCTTCTGTTGACACCATGGTTGACAACATTGCTAAAGCCAATATTATCTTCTTTGTCGGTGGTTTCTCAGCAGCAGATGAGCCAGATGGTTCGGCTAAGTTTATCGTCAATATCTTACTTAATGAAAAAGTTCGCTCTGCTATTGACAGCTTCATTGAAAAGGGTGGCCTCATCATCGGTATCTGTAATGGGTTCCAAGCTCTTGTCAAATCCGGTCTTCTGCCTTATGGTGACTTTGAAGAAGTTGGTGAGACAAGCCCAACCCTCTTCTACAATGATGCCAACCAGCATGTGGCTAAGATGGTGGAAACCCGTATCGCTAATACCAACTCTCCATGGTTGGCAGGTGTTAAGGTTGGTGATATTCATGCGATTCCAGTCTCTCACGGTGAAGGGAAATTTGTCGTGACAGCTGAGGAATTTGCGGAACTGCGTGACAATGGTCAAATCTGGAGCCAATACGTGGACTTTGATGGTAAGCCTTCTATGGATTCTAAATACAATCCAAACGGTTCGCTCAACGCTATTGAAGGGATTGCGAGTAAGAACGGTCAAATCATTGGTAAGATGGGACACTCGGAACGCTATGAAAATGGCCTCTTCCAAAACATCCCAGGTAACAAAGACCAAGGCCTATTTGAAAGTGCAGTGAAATACTTTACTGGGAAATAG
- the purM gene encoding phosphoribosylformylglycinamidine cyclo-ligase, producing the protein MTKNAYAQSGVDVEAGYEVVARIKKHVARTERLGVMGALGGFGGMFDLSQLDVKEPVLISGTDGVGTKLMLAIKYDKHDTIGQDCVAMCVNDIIAAGAEPLYFLDYIATGKNEPAKLEQVVAGVAEGCVQSSAALIGGETAEMPGMYGEDDYDLAGFAVGVAEKSQIIDGSKVSDGDVLLGLASSGIHSNGYSLVRRVFADYTGEEVLPELEGKKLKEILLEPTRIYVKAMLPLIKEELVNGIAHITGGGFIENVPRMFADDLAAEIEEDKVPVLPIFKALEKYGSIKHEEMFEIFNMGIGLMLAVSPDKVERVKELLDEPVYELGRIVKKTDASVVIK; encoded by the coding sequence ATGACAAAAAATGCTTACGCTCAATCTGGTGTTGATGTTGAAGCGGGTTATGAAGTTGTTGCACGGATCAAAAAACACGTTGCGCGCACCGAACGTCTTGGCGTCATGGGCGCTCTTGGCGGTTTTGGTGGGATGTTTGACTTGTCTCAGCTGGACGTGAAAGAACCTGTTTTGATTTCAGGAACTGATGGTGTGGGAACAAAACTCATGCTTGCCATCAAATATGATAAACACGATACAATCGGTCAAGACTGTGTTGCCATGTGTGTCAATGACATCATTGCAGCTGGGGCAGAGCCGCTTTACTTCCTAGATTACATTGCTACGGGTAAAAATGAACCTGCAAAACTTGAACAAGTCGTTGCAGGTGTTGCGGAAGGTTGCGTTCAATCCAGCGCAGCCCTTATCGGTGGTGAAACTGCTGAAATGCCTGGTATGTATGGTGAAGATGATTATGATTTGGCTGGTTTTGCAGTAGGTGTTGCTGAAAAATCACAAATCATTGACGGTTCAAAAGTTTCTGATGGTGATGTTCTTCTTGGACTTGCTTCAAGCGGTATTCACTCAAACGGTTATTCGCTTGTCCGTCGTGTCTTTGCTGATTACACAGGTGAAGAAGTGCTTCCAGAACTTGAAGGCAAAAAATTAAAAGAAATTCTTCTTGAACCAACACGTATCTACGTTAAAGCGATGCTTCCACTTATCAAAGAAGAATTGGTTAACGGTATTGCTCACATCACTGGTGGTGGTTTCATTGAAAATGTCCCACGTATGTTTGCGGATGATTTAGCTGCTGAAATCGAAGAGGATAAAGTTCCGGTTCTTCCAATTTTCAAAGCTCTTGAAAAATATGGCAGCATCAAACACGAAGAAATGTTTGAAATCTTCAACATGGGTATTGGTTTGATGTTGGCAGTTAGCCCTGATAAGGTTGAGCGCGTGAAAGAATTGCTTGACGAACCAGTTTACGAACTTGGTCGTATTGTTAAAAAAACTGATGCAAGTGTGGTGATTAAATAA
- the purC gene encoding phosphoribosylaminoimidazolesuccinocarboxamide synthase — protein MTSDLLYSGKAKDLFLTDDENIIVARYKDQATMLNGARKETIKGKGVLNNQISSLIFRKLNAAGVATHFIEKISETEQLNKKVSIIPLEVVLRNVTAGSFSKRFGLEEGIELEEPIVEFYYKNDKLDDPFINDEHVKFLKLANDEDIAYIKAETRRINKLLSDWFHQIGLKLIDFKLEFGFDKDGKIILADEFSPDNCRLWDAQGHHMDKDVFRRGLGELTDVYEVVWEKLQELK, from the coding sequence ATGACGAGTGATTTATTATATTCGGGAAAAGCTAAAGATTTATTTTTGACAGATGATGAAAATATCATTGTTGCACGTTACAAAGACCAAGCGACAATGCTTAATGGCGCTCGTAAAGAGACGATTAAAGGGAAGGGTGTTCTTAATAATCAAATCTCATCTCTCATTTTTAGAAAATTAAATGCAGCTGGGGTTGCAACGCATTTCATTGAAAAAATATCAGAAACAGAACAACTGAATAAAAAGGTCAGCATTATTCCGCTTGAAGTTGTTCTGCGTAATGTGACAGCAGGTTCTTTTTCTAAACGTTTTGGGTTGGAAGAAGGAATCGAACTGGAAGAGCCAATTGTCGAATTTTATTATAAAAATGATAAGTTGGATGATCCCTTCATTAATGATGAACATGTGAAATTTTTAAAGCTTGCTAACGATGAAGATATTGCCTATATTAAAGCTGAAACACGTCGGATAAACAAACTCTTGTCAGATTGGTTCCATCAAATCGGACTTAAATTAATTGATTTTAAATTGGAATTCGGTTTTGATAAAGATGGTAAAATTATCCTAGCAGATGAGTTTTCACCAGATAACTGTCGTCTTTGGGATGCGCAAGGGCATCACATGGATAAAGATGTCTTCCGAAGAGGGTTAGGAGAATTAACAGATGTTTACGAAGTGGTATGGGAAAAATTGCAAGAACTTAAGTAA
- a CDS encoding acyl carrier protein, with amino-acid sequence MTEQEIYQKIIEIIQESQGEHFVVTKELSLKDDLKADSVDLMEFILTVEDEFNIEISDEDIDSLNNVSDVVACVQKNLNKG; translated from the coding sequence ATGACAGAACAAGAAATTTATCAAAAAATTATAGAAATTATTCAGGAAAGTCAGGGTGAACATTTTGTTGTCACTAAAGAATTGAGTTTAAAAGATGATTTAAAAGCGGATTCGGTGGATTTGATGGAATTTATTCTAACTGTAGAAGATGAATTTAACATTGAAATTTCAGACGAAGATATAGATAGTTTGAATAATGTGAGCGATGTCGTCGCTTGCGTACAGAAAAACTTGAACAAAGGATAA
- a CDS encoding suppressor of fused domain protein — translation MGLFDFFKKKFSSEEIPIEDGDKTVVKSEDTDDSAPGWEAIDAEFDRLYPDQPNPLHYGTVVKYMFGGPDPLDGISVYDAGDFWHFVSYGLSELYTKESTDSEYSGYGIELTFKLKKSTNDEEEIKNGCGLLQYVARYIFKTGKVVLPEEYIYMKQTVGIDIQQKSKLTGFLTASDNLAKPLDTPHGKVEFVTLIGATDAELRSVYESETSKLEVRKLLQELGNQITDYNRQSLV, via the coding sequence ATGGGTCTATTTGATTTTTTTAAGAAGAAATTTTCCAGTGAAGAGATACCAATTGAAGATGGAGATAAGACTGTTGTTAAATCTGAAGATACAGATGATAGCGCTCCAGGATGGGAAGCGATTGATGCAGAATTTGATCGTTTATATCCTGATCAGCCCAATCCTCTTCATTATGGGACGGTTGTCAAGTATATGTTTGGGGGTCCAGATCCACTTGACGGTATAAGTGTCTACGATGCGGGAGATTTTTGGCATTTTGTCAGCTATGGCTTGTCGGAGTTATATACAAAAGAAAGCACCGACTCAGAATACAGTGGTTATGGGATTGAATTGACTTTTAAGTTAAAGAAATCTACTAATGACGAAGAAGAAATCAAAAATGGCTGTGGTTTATTGCAGTATGTTGCAAGATATATTTTTAAAACAGGTAAAGTAGTTTTACCAGAAGAATATATTTATATGAAGCAAACGGTAGGAATCGATATCCAGCAGAAATCTAAACTGACAGGTTTTCTGACCGCTAGTGACAATCTAGCTAAGCCTCTAGATACTCCTCATGGAAAAGTAGAATTTGTCACTCTGATTGGTGCGACAGATGCAGAACTGCGAAGTGTTTATGAAAGTGAAACAAGTAAGCTTGAGGTAAGGAAATTGTTGCAAGAGCTTGGAAATCAGATTACAGACTATAATCGCCAGTCTTTAGTTTAG
- the purF gene encoding amidophosphoribosyltransferase, protein MTYEVKSLNEECGVFGIWGHPQAAQVTYFGLHSLQHRGQEGAGILTNDAGKLIRHRDTGLISEVFKNPANLEKLTGQAAIGHVRYATAGEASIDNIQPFHFKFYDMEFGLAHNGNLTNTKTLKKELEHNGAIFSSSSDTEILAHLIRCSHNPSFMGKVKEALNTVKGGFAYLLMMEDKLIAALDPNGFRPLSIGKMANGAIVVSSETCAFEVVGAEWIRDVNPGEVVIIDNSGIQYDTYTTDTQLAICSMEYIYFARPDSNIYGVNVHTARKRMGAQLAREFKHEADIVVGVPNSSLSAAMGFAEESGLPNEMGLIKNQYTQRTFIQPTQELREQGVRMKLSAVSGVVKGKRVVMIDDSIVRGTTSRRIVQLLKEAGATEVHVAIASPPLKYPCFYGIDIQTRRELIAANHSVEETRQIIGADSLTYLSIDGLIDSIGLETNAPNGGLCVAYFDGEYPTPIYDYEKDYRRSLDEKVSFY, encoded by the coding sequence ATGACATACGAAGTAAAATCTCTCAACGAAGAATGTGGGGTCTTCGGTATCTGGGGACATCCTCAAGCAGCTCAAGTCACTTATTTTGGACTGCATAGTCTGCAACACCGTGGTCAAGAAGGTGCTGGCATTCTGACAAATGATGCTGGCAAATTGATACGACATCGTGATACAGGATTAATTTCAGAAGTTTTCAAAAATCCAGCTAATTTGGAAAAATTAACAGGTCAGGCTGCTATTGGGCATGTCCGTTATGCAACGGCTGGAGAAGCCTCTATTGATAATATCCAGCCTTTCCATTTTAAGTTTTACGATATGGAATTTGGTCTGGCACATAACGGTAATCTGACCAATACGAAAACCCTGAAGAAAGAATTAGAACATAACGGCGCTATTTTCTCTTCTTCATCTGATACGGAAATTCTGGCTCATCTTATTCGCTGCAGCCATAATCCAAGCTTTATGGGCAAGGTTAAGGAAGCGCTCAATACGGTCAAAGGTGGTTTTGCCTATCTTCTGATGATGGAAGATAAGCTGATTGCAGCTCTTGATCCAAACGGTTTTCGTCCGCTTTCTATTGGTAAAATGGCAAATGGTGCCATCGTTGTTTCCAGCGAAACCTGTGCCTTTGAAGTGGTGGGTGCCGAGTGGATTCGTGATGTCAATCCGGGTGAAGTGGTTATCATTGATAACAGTGGTATCCAGTACGACACTTACACGACAGATACGCAGCTGGCTATTTGTTCAATGGAATACATCTACTTTGCCCGTCCTGACTCAAATATTTACGGAGTCAATGTCCACACTGCTCGTAAACGTATGGGAGCACAGCTGGCGCGTGAGTTCAAACATGAGGCAGACATCGTGGTCGGCGTACCCAATTCCTCACTCAGCGCTGCTATGGGCTTCGCCGAAGAATCAGGATTGCCAAATGAAATGGGTCTCATCAAAAATCAATACACTCAGCGAACCTTTATCCAGCCAACGCAAGAACTGCGTGAGCAAGGGGTTCGCATGAAGCTTTCTGCCGTATCTGGAGTGGTTAAGGGCAAACGTGTCGTCATGATTGATGACTCCATCGTGCGTGGGACAACTTCACGTCGTATCGTTCAGCTCTTGAAAGAAGCTGGAGCTACAGAAGTTCACGTGGCAATTGCTAGCCCACCTCTAAAATATCCATGTTTCTATGGAATTGATATTCAAACACGGCGTGAATTGATTGCGGCTAATCATTCTGTTGAAGAAACACGCCAGATTATCGGTGCAGATAGCCTAACTTACTTGTCTATTGACGGCTTGATTGACTCTATCGGACTTGAAACAAATGCCCCAAACGGCGGTCTCTGTGTTGCTTACTTTGATGGAGAGTACCCAACACCGATTTACGATTACGAGAAAGATTATCGTAGAAGCTTGGATGAGAAGGTTAGTTTTTATTGA
- the purN gene encoding phosphoribosylglycinamide formyltransferase, protein MMKKIAVFASGNGSNFQVIAEQFSVEFVFSDHRDAYVLERAGKLGVTAHAFELKEFDNKVAYEEAIVTLLEKYDIDLICLAGYMKIVGPTLLAAYEGRIINIHPAYLPEFPGAHGIDDAWNAGVTESGVTIHWVDSGVDTGKVIKQVRIPRLVHDTIESFEERIHAAEYQLYPQVLESLGAERR, encoded by the coding sequence ATAATGAAAAAAATCGCAGTTTTTGCGAGTGGTAATGGGTCAAATTTTCAAGTCATTGCGGAGCAATTTTCAGTTGAATTTGTCTTTTCAGACCACCGAGATGCATATGTCTTAGAACGTGCAGGAAAACTCGGTGTGACAGCTCATGCTTTTGAGCTCAAAGAATTTGACAATAAAGTAGCTTACGAAGAGGCTATTGTTACTTTGCTTGAAAAATATGATATTGATTTGATTTGCCTAGCTGGTTATATGAAGATTGTTGGTCCGACTTTGCTAGCAGCTTACGAAGGTCGTATCATTAATATTCACCCAGCTTATCTGCCAGAATTTCCAGGTGCTCATGGTATTGATGATGCTTGGAATGCCGGTGTCACTGAGAGCGGAGTGACCATTCACTGGGTGGACTCAGGTGTGGATACTGGCAAGGTCATTAAACAAGTCCGTATCCCACGGCTAGTTCATGATACGATTGAAAGTTTTGAAGAACGCATCCATGCTGCTGAGTATCAGCTCTATCCTCAAGTGCTGGAGAGTTTAGGGGCCGAGAGAAGATAA
- the plsX gene encoding phosphate acyltransferase PlsX produces MKKIAIDAMGGDYAPQSIVEGVNQALNDFSDVEVILYGDEAKIKQYLKATERVRIVHTDEKINSDDEPTKAIRKKKNASMVLAAKAVKTGEADAILSAGNTGALLAAGFFIVGRIKNIDRPGLMSTLPTTDGKGFDMLDLGANAENTAHHLHQYAILGSFYAENVRGVKQPRVGLLNNGTESSKGDSLRKEVYDLLVSDASLNFIGNVEARDLMDHVADVVVADGFTGNAVLKAMEGTAMGIMSQLKKSILDSGWKAKLGAVLLKDSLKSLKSSLNYSEVGGAVLFGVQAPVVKTHGASDAKAVYSTIRQIRTMLETDVVGKAVQEFSGEVK; encoded by the coding sequence CGATTTTTCGGATGTTGAAGTCATCCTTTATGGAGATGAAGCAAAAATCAAGCAGTATTTAAAGGCAACTGAGCGGGTTCGTATTGTTCATACAGATGAAAAAATCAATTCAGATGATGAGCCGACTAAAGCTATTCGTAAGAAGAAAAATGCCAGTATGGTGTTAGCGGCCAAAGCGGTAAAGACTGGAGAAGCTGATGCCATTCTTTCTGCGGGGAATACTGGAGCGCTTTTGGCTGCTGGATTCTTCATCGTCGGTCGTATCAAGAATATTGACCGTCCGGGTTTGATGTCCACATTACCAACGACAGATGGAAAAGGATTTGATATGTTGGACTTGGGAGCTAATGCAGAAAATACGGCTCATCATTTGCATCAGTATGCTATTTTAGGGTCATTTTATGCTGAAAATGTACGAGGAGTCAAGCAACCGCGTGTTGGGCTGTTAAATAACGGAACTGAAAGCAGTAAGGGAGATTCGCTTCGTAAGGAAGTGTATGATTTGTTAGTGTCGGATGCCTCATTGAATTTTATTGGAAATGTGGAAGCGCGTGATTTAATGGATCATGTAGCGGATGTTGTTGTAGCAGATGGGTTTACAGGTAATGCAGTATTGAAAGCTATGGAGGGAACCGCCATGGGAATTATGAGCCAGCTTAAAAAATCTATTTTAGATAGTGGCTGGAAAGCAAAACTAGGTGCAGTGTTGCTGAAAGACAGTCTAAAGTCTTTGAAGAGTAGTTTAAATTATTCTGAGGTAGGCGGTGCTGTTTTGTTTGGAGTGCAGGCACCTGTTGTTAAAACACATGGGGCGAGTGATGCGAAAGCAGTTTACAGCACGATTCGCCAAATTCGTACAATGTTAGAAACAGATGTTGTTGGAAAAGCGGTACAAGAATTTTCAGGAGAAGTAAAATGA